A window of Magallana gigas chromosome 8, xbMagGiga1.1, whole genome shotgun sequence genomic DNA:
TCTTATCCAGTTTTGAAAAGGATAAAACATGGGGGAGTTTGCCACATCGACTGGATATTAAAGCGCATCACAGCTCTCGTCTCTCAGAGAGTTTCCGGAGTTTAGGAAGTACAGATGCTGTACACAGCTTTTCCCAATCCCAATTAAATGAATCGCAAGCACAAAAAGATGTTCAGCACAAAATTATAGATATTTCTCTCCTTAAAAAGCCATTGCTACAGATGTATCTTTTTGTGTACTTATTTGGAAGTATAGGATCTTCATATGgtcatatttatatttctcCATTTGCTCGTGACCATGGAATGACTACAACAGAAGTATCGATATTGGTATCTGTTACCAATATGTGTGATTTCATTGGTCGAGGTTTATGTGGAGTAATAGCCAATCAGCGAATAGTTAAGAACTCCACGATTGTGGCTATTAGCCAGCTTGTGACTGGTGCCACCTTGGCGCTCTGCTCTTTTTATTGGTCCTTCTGGAGCTTCATTGTCCTAGCTGTTATGTTTGGTCTTTTTGCCGGCGCCATTTTCTCTATGACGCCAAGTATTGTAGTGGACTTCGTAGGAATAGAAAATTTCAGAACAGCTTTTGGGATTATTATCCTGGGACAAGGGATAACTATGGGAACAGGAGCTCCACTATTAGGTAAAAAAACAATAGTATTCTCAAACTTTCcttcaataaatttaaataagaaGAAAACTAGATAGAACTTCACTTAGACTTAGAGAATGTTGAGACTTTTAAAGATCAATTTAACACTGTACCTTTTTATTTGATGAGACCTACTGGTCAACAAATATAATTTCTCATTTTGTCAGCTAGTAAGTAGGAAATGTTCTTGTGTCTTCAAGGTTACCTCCGGGACGTATCCCTCTCCTATATACCATCTTTTTACTTCATGGGGGCGTGTCTGATTCTGTCTGGGCTGACCTTACTGATGGAACCGTGTGTCAGAAAACGTCAGGACAAAATGGAGAATGTAACTCGGCCGTCAGAAGAGGTGGCGCTTTCCACGTGATTTATGacgaattttaaatttgaaaaaataatttttttgcttcattaaaatgtgaatatctgaataaaaaatacaaacatgacCTTGAGAAACTAAATAATCAAAGTCCCGGTATACATTTGCAAATTAGATATCAAATATGCa
This region includes:
- the LOC117680382 gene encoding monocarboxylate transporter 5 isoform X2; the protein is MYSMTSNPTSSNHPVDKGWAWVILAGSSLIFMIYVGTLKTSGLFFVAFQDYYKSEAFTTSIIPGILQIVYSIASLPILTVGLDHLSARQMIIVGGFLGSIAYFIGFFAERIEILIFTHGVLYGIGCATSHGPAAYLIGLYFNRRRELANSVLVASSGFGGLVVPPLYRFLLDVYGLRGTMLIFSGVIFNVVALAGLLKPPSLFHHPSNSNEKSKPEYSNVEIPDTHGYLPVPTGKKRSISLSEKPTPGNGILSSFEKDKTWGSLPHRLDIKAHHSSRLSESFRSLGSTDAVHSFSQSQLNESQAQKDVQHKIIDISLLKKPLLQMYLFVYLFGSIGSSYGHIYISPFARDHGMTTTEVSILVSVTNMCDFIGRGLCGVIANQRIVKNSTIVAISQLVTGATLALCSFYWSFWSFIVLAVMFGLFAGAIFSMTPSIVVDFVGIENFRTAFGIIILGQGITMGTGAPLLGYLRDVSLSYIPSFYFMGACLILSGLTLLMEPCVRKRQDKMENVTRPSEEVALST
- the LOC117680382 gene encoding monocarboxylate transporter 5 isoform X1, producing the protein MLHLASMTSNPTSSNHPVDKGWAWVILAGSSLIFMIYVGTLKTSGLFFVAFQDYYKSEAFTTSIIPGILQIVYSIASLPILTVGLDHLSARQMIIVGGFLGSIAYFIGFFAERIEILIFTHGVLYGIGCATSHGPAAYLIGLYFNRRRELANSVLVASSGFGGLVVPPLYRFLLDVYGLRGTMLIFSGVIFNVVALAGLLKPPSLFHHPSNSNEKSKPEYSNVEIPDTHGYLPVPTGKKRSISLSEKPTPGNGILSSFEKDKTWGSLPHRLDIKAHHSSRLSESFRSLGSTDAVHSFSQSQLNESQAQKDVQHKIIDISLLKKPLLQMYLFVYLFGSIGSSYGHIYISPFARDHGMTTTEVSILVSVTNMCDFIGRGLCGVIANQRIVKNSTIVAISQLVTGATLALCSFYWSFWSFIVLAVMFGLFAGAIFSMTPSIVVDFVGIENFRTAFGIIILGQGITMGTGAPLLGYLRDVSLSYIPSFYFMGACLILSGLTLLMEPCVRKRQDKMENVTRPSEEVALST